The Pyrenophora tritici-repentis strain M4 chromosome 8, whole genome shotgun sequence genome contains a region encoding:
- a CDS encoding ValS, Valyl-tRNA synthetase, translating into MALNASSHNTTGEKTTPNTAPPPEVSGDVKKDILSAAETDAVGQHAPGRENEKGVEKKEKSAKELEKERKKAEKDAKFKAKKAAAAGASKDAGSAPAKEKKKKGKEEEQLPEYVEETPKGEKKRLQSLDGPYTKAYIPKVVESAWDAWWDAQGFFKPEFTEKGDVKSPGHFVIPIPPPNVTGKLHCGHALATSLQDVLIRWHRMKGYTTLYLPGCDHAGIATQSVVEKMLKRRENKTRYDLGRQKFLERTMEWKEEYHQHLTHTLRRMGGSFDWTREAFTMDENLSKAVTETFVRLHEDGLIYRSNRLVNWCTALNTALSTLEVDNKDLAGPTKLSVPGYERMVEFGVLTHFKYAIEGTDQFIEMATTRPETMLGDSGIAVHPKDERYKHLVGKKAKHPFIDRLMPIVADDYVDPEFGTGAVKLTPAHDPNDFNLGKKHGLEFINILNDNGTMNKNAGKFEGQKRFDVRYTVVDALKKEGLFVKTEPNPMKVPICSRSGDVIEPIMKPQWWMKMDSLAKPAIEAVEKGDIKIRPATSEKVYMHWMNNIQDWCLSRQLWWGHQVPAYFIELEGKDNARSEDQFWVTGRTEEEARAKAEKKFPGATFTLSRDEDVLDTWFSSGLWPFSTLGWPNQTADFEKLFPTSVLETGWDILFFWVARMIFLSLYLTGKVPFKEVYCHSLIRDSEGRKMSKSLGNVVDPVDIMDGITLQKLHDQLRAGNLDPKELTKAEKYQKTAFPQGIPECGADALRMALVGYTTGGGDISFDVNVIHGYRRFCNKIYQATKYVIGRLGDSFTPREKIAKTGVESLPERYILHQLNTAAKKINDHLEAREFSLATQVAYKYFYVYLCDTYIENSKAIFDEGSEEQKESAKQTLYTAIEGGLTMIHPFMPFLTEELWQRLPRRQGDKTPSITIATFPQYSQEFDDETANAEYELLVDSAKGLRSLTAEYAIKEGASTYIQSLNDAAHTTLSSPTSLPSIRSLAGKTVADITILSPSESAPSGCAVYTIGTSATAYLDVKGRIELDKEITKAQDRLTKANETITRQKKIMDDEWEQKVSDAVKEQEKEKLKAAELEAKNWEASIQQFEKMKIE; encoded by the exons gagaagaagaagaaaggcAAGGAGGAAGAGCAATTGCCCGAATACGTCGAGGAGACACCCAAGGGGGAGAAGAAGCGTCTGCAGAGCTTGGATGGTCCATACACAAAGGCCTACATTCCCAAGGTCGTAGAGTCGGCATGGGATGCTTGGTGGGATGCACAGGGTTTCTTCAAGCCCGAATTCACTGAGAAGGGTGATGTCAAGAGCCCTGGGCACTTTGTCATTCCTATCCCTCCACCCAACGTCACAGGCAAGCTTCACTGCGGCCACGCACTTGCTACGAGTCTTCAGGATGTCCTTATACGATGGCACAGGATGAAGGGCTACACTACATTGTACCTGCCAGGATGCGACCACGCCGGTATTGCGACACAGAGTGTGGTAGAGAAGATGCTCAAGCGTAGGGAGAACAAGACACGATACGATCTCGGTCGTCAAAAGTTCCTCGAGAGGACCATGGAGTGGAAGGAAGAATACCATCAGCATCTCACCCACACTTTACGGAGAATGGGTGGTTCGTTTGATTGGACACGCGAGGCTTTCACAATGGACGAGAACCTATCGAAGGCTGTCACAGAAACTTTTGTCCGATTACACGAAGACGGTCTCATCTACCGATCAAATCGACTGGTTAACTGGTGCACGGCGCTCAACACCGCACTTAGCACACTGGAAGTCGACAACAAAGACCTGGCGGGCCCTACCAAGCTATCCGTGCCTGGGTACGAGAGAATGGTCGAGTTTGGTGTTCTTACTCATTTCAAG TACGCCAttgagggtacagaccaaTTCATCGAGATGGCTACCACTCGTCCGGAAACTATGCTGGGTGACTCTGGTATCGCTGTCCATCCCAAGGATGAGCGTTACAAGCACTTGGTCGGCAAGAAGGCCAAGCACCCCTTCATCGATCGCCTCATGCCCATCGTTGCAGACGACTACGTGGATCCCGAGTTCGGTACTGGAGCTGTCAAGTTGACACCCGCACACGACCCCAACGATTTCAACCTTGGCAAGAAGCACGGGCTTGAGTTCATCAATATTCTG AACGACAATGGTACCATGAACAAGAATGCTGGCAAGTTTGAGGGCCAGAAGCGCTTCGATGTCCGTTACACCGTTGTTGATGCGCTGAAGAAGGAGGGTCTCTTCGTGAAGACGGAACCCAACCCGATGAAGGTCCCAATCTGCTCAAGGTCTGGCGACGTCATCGAGCCAATCATGAAGCCGCAATGGTGGATGAAGATGGACAGCTTGGCCAAGCCTGCCATTGAAGCTGTAGAGAAGGGCGACATCAAGATCCGACCCGCTACCTCTGAGAAGGTCTACATGCACTGGATGAACAACATCCAGGACTGGTGTTTATCTCGACAGCTGTGGTGGGGTCACCAGGTACCAGCCTACTTTATTGAGCTGGAAGGTAAAGATAACGCCAGAAGTGAAGATCAGTTCTGGGTCACTGGCCGCACAGAAGAAGAGGCGAGAGCAAAGGCCGAGAAGAAGTTCCCCGGGGCGACATTCACGCTATCGCGGGATGAAGATGTGCTCGACACATGGTTCTCTTCAGGTCTCTGGCCATTCTCGACTTTGGGATGGCCAAACCAGACTGCCGATTTCGAAAAGCTCTTCCCTACCTCTGTGTTGGAGACTGGATGGGATATTCTCTTCTTCTGGGTTGCTAGGATGATTTTCCTTTCACTATACCTCACTGGCAAAGTTCCATTCAAGGAAGTCTACTGCCACTCGCTCATTCGCGACTCAGAGGGTAGGAAGATGTCCAAGTCACTGGGTAACGTCGTCGACCCTGTCGATATTATGGACGGTATCACCCTTCAGAAGCTCCACGACCAGCTTCGTGCCGGCAACCTAGACCCCAAGGAGTTGACCAAAGCggagaagtatcagaagaCGGCGTTCCCTCAGGGTATTCCCGAGTGTGGTGCAGATGCTTTGCGCATGGCCCTTGTTGGCTACACCACAGGAGGAGGGGATATCTCATTCGACGTCAAC GTCATTCACGGCTACCGAAGGTTCTGTAACAAGATTTACCAAGCCACCAAGTACGTTATTGGGCGTTTGGGAGACTCATTCACACCTCGGGAAAAGATCGCAAAGACAGGCGTAGAGTCATTACCCGAGCGCTATATCCTTCACCAGCTTAATACCGCTGCAAAGAAGATCAACGACCACCTGGAGGCGCGCGAGTTCAGTCTTGCCACCCAGGTCGCCTACAAGTACTTCTACGTCTACCTCTGCGACACATACATCGAGAACAGCAAGGCGATCTTCGATGAAGGCAGCGAAGAGCAGAAGGAAAGTGCGAAGCAGACACTTTACACGGCCATCGAGGGTGGTCTGACCATGATTCACCCGTTCATGCCCTTCCTCACAGAAGAGCTCTGGCAGCGACTTCCCCGAAGGCAAGGTGACAAGACGCCTTCCATCACTATTGCAACATTCCCTCAGTACTCGCAAGAGTTTGATGACGAGACGGCAAACGCCGAATACGAGCTTCTCGTCGACAGCGCAAAGGGTCTCCGTTCCCTCACTGCCGAATACGCAATCAAAGAGGGCGCATCCACATACATCCAGTCTCTCAACGACGCCGCACACACCACCCTCTCCTCACCCACATCACTCCCATCCATCCGCTCTCTTGCTGGTAAGACCGTCGCCGATATCACGATCCTTTCACCCTCGGAATCCGCACCATCAGGCTGTGCCGTGTACACCATCGGCACCTCGGCGACGGCATACCTCGATGTCAAGGGCCGTATTGAGCTCGACAAGGAGATTACAAAAGCCCAGGATAGACTCACAAAGGCGAACGAGACGATTACTCGCCAGAAGAAGATCATGGACGATGAGTGGGAGCAGAAGGTTAGTGATGCTGTCAAGGAGcaggagaaggagaagctcaaggcTGCTGAGCTAGAGGCCAAGAACTGGGAGGCTAGTATTCAGCAGTTTGAGAAGATGAAGATTGAGTAA
- a CDS encoding NAD dependent epimerase-dehydratase family protein, with translation MAAEQANGGEKPAVLIIGGLGYTGRHLTKYIYDNKLASEIRIVDKHLPELAWLAPEFKEACSRERFIQADAAQEKSLPRIFDREGGAQFDYVFNCGGETRFSQEEKVYELRSYGLSMALGREAAKRKVKVFVELSTGMVYKPDSTPRKETDKTKPWSNLAKWKLKAEEDLAKIDGLNLMVLRFAHVYGPYTSKFLSTALCMARVYQSKGKEMRFLWKEDLRTNLVHVEDSTRALWHGAEWYAKGTPGRRPAPVFNIVDHGNTAQKQTAQIIGEIFKMETGFHGTLISAFARLNLDHVVDDVNDETLDPWAELQQKAGISQSTPLTPYMEKELIKDADLSMDGSAFERETGFKYNIERITKEKVEEVIESYKRMNWWP, from the exons ATGGCCGCTGAACAGGCCAACGGTGGAGAGAAGCCCGCGGTGCTCATAATAGGCGGATTGG GCTATACTGGACGCCACCTGACAAAGTACATTTACGACAACAAGCTCGCTTCCGAAATACGCATTGTCGACAAGCATCTGCCAGAGCTTGCATGGCTCGCCCCAGAATTCAAGGAAGCATGTTCAAGAGAGCGCTTCATCCAGGCCGATGCCGCGCAAGAGA AATCCCTTCCGCGGATATTCGATCGTGAAGGCGGCGCACAGTTTGACTATGTCTTCAACTGCGGCGGCGAGACGCGCTTCTCCCAAGAGGAAAAGGTCTACGAACTCCGCTCCTACGGCCTCTCCATGGCTCTCGGCCGAGAGGCTGCGAAACGCAAAGTCAAAGTCTTTGTCGAGCTGAGCACCGGCATGGTTTACAAGCCCGATAGCACACCCCGCAAAGAGACGGACAAGACGAAGCCGTGGTCCAATCTGGCAAAATGGAAGCTCAAGGCCGAGGAAGATCTGGCCAAGATTGACGGTCTGAACCTGATGGTGCTGAGGTTTGCACATGTCTACGGTCCTTATACGAGCAAGTTTCTGAGCACAGCGTTATGCATGGCCCGCGTCTACCAGagcaagggcaaggaaatGCGTTTCCTATGGAAGGAGGACTTGCGCACAAACTTGGTACATGTTGAAGATTCTACACGGGCACTTTGGCACGGCGCGGAGTGGTATGCCAAGGGTACTCCTGGTCGCCGGCCGGCACCTGTCTTCAACATTGTGGATCATGGCAACACTG CACAAAAACAGACAGCCCAGATCATTGGCGAGATATTCAAGATGGAGACGGGCTTCCACGGTACCCTCATCTCCGCTTTTGCAAGACTCAACCTTGATCACGTAGTCGACGACGTCAACGACGAGACTCTGGACCCATGGGCGGAACTGCAGCAGAAGGCTGGCATCAGCCAATCTACACCACTTACCCCGTACATGGAGAAGGAACTCATTAAGGATGCAGACCTCAGTATGGACGGAAGCGCCTTTGAACGCGAGACGGGATTCAA ATACAACATTGAGAGGATAACCAAGGAGAAAGTCGAAGAGGTCATTGAGAGTTACAAGAGGATGAACTGGTGGCCGTAA